In Pseudomonadota bacterium, the sequence CGTCGTCTCCGGAGAACGTGAACACCTGCCCCTCCTCGTAGACGAACTCCGAGTGGATCTCCGAGGTGAAGGAGCCCTCGCCGGGCACGACGACGTAGTCCGTGCTCTCGTCCCCGTCGACGCCGTGGAACCACTGGGCGAACGTCTCCGCCGACGTGATCATCGGGTTGGAGCCGCCGGTGACGGCGGGGATGTCCGGGTTGTACTGGGGCTTGCGGTCGGCGTCGAGGGTGTCGAGCACCAGGCCGTAGGTGATCCCCGCGCCGGACATGTGACAGCCGAAGTCGGGGTGCTCGTCCGCGAAGTCGTGATACGTGACCTCGACCACGCTCTCACATTCGTCGTCGGTGTCCGTGCCGCCGTCCGAGTCCGAGTCGGAGTCCGAGTCGGAGTCCGTGTCGATGTCGGAATCGGAGTCCGAATCGGAATCGGAGTCGCCGTCGGCGTCGGTGTCCGTCCCCGCGCCGCCGGGCGCACCGCCTCCGTCGCACCCGGCGAGCGTCGCCGCCGCCAGCGCCAGCGCCATCCCGCTCCACTTCATGGTCATGTCGGCACCCCCGTTTTGCTGATCATGGACTCTATCACGGCGGGATCAGGGCCGCGTGCGCTTTCAAGGGAATCCGGCGCCCCTCCCGCTCGAACACCCCTCGTCCCGCCACGCAACACCCGACAGGCCCGACAGGCCCGCGTTGTTCGCGGCGCGCACTCGGGATATAACCGGGGTATGGGGCGGCCGCGCGGGAGGGAGCGATGACGGAGAGACGGGAGAACTGGTCCGAGTTCACGGCGAACGATCTGCCGTCCGACGTCGAGGCGATCAAGAAGTCGTTCGCCGAGCACCTCGAGTACAGCCAGGCGGTGGACGAGTACTCCGTGAGGAAGCACGACCTCTACGAGGNNNNNNNNNNCGCGCGGTCGGTGCGGGATCGGATGCTCGACAGGTGGAACCGGACGCAGCAGGGCTACTACCGGCCCGACGTCAAGCGCGTGTACTACCTCTCGCTCGAGTTCCTCATCGGCCGGCTCCTGCGCAACGCGCTTTTGAACCTCGGGATGCTCGAGGAGGCGCGCGGCGCGCTCGCGGACTTCGGCATCGACATCGAGGATGTGTTCAACGAGGAGTGGGACGCCGGGCTCGGAAACGGCGGGCTCGGCCGGCTCGCCGCGTGCTTCCTCGACTCGATGGCGACGCTCGGCCTGCCGGCGATGGGGTACGGCATCCGCTACGAGTACGGGATCTTCCGCCAGCACATCGTGGGCGGCAAGCAGCTCGAGGCGCCCGACAACTGGCTGCGGTACAGGAGCCCGTGGGACATCCCGCGGCCGGACTACCTCTTCCCGGTGCGGTTCAACGGCCGCGTCGTCTCGCGGACGGACGAGAGCGGGCGGACGGCGTTCAACTGGGTCGACACGAGCACCGTGATGGCGATGGCGCACGACTTCCTCGTCCCGGGCTACAAGAACGACGTCGTCAACACCCTGCGCCTCTGGTCGGCCAAGGCGTCGCGCGAGTTCGACTTCGCGAACTTCAACCGCGGCGACTACATCCAGGCGGTGCAGGACAAGAACGCGTCCGAGAACATCTCCCGCGTGCTCTACCCGAACGACAAGGTGCTGCAGGGCCGCGAGCTGCGCCTGAAGCAGGAGTACTTCTTCGTCTCGGCGACGCTCCAGGACGCGATCCGGCGCCACGTCAAGCTGCACGGCACGCTCTCCAACTTCCACGAGAAGGCGGTCTTCCAGCTCAACGACACGCACCCGGCGCTCGCGGTGCCCGAGCTCATGCGGCTCCTCCTCGACGAGCACGGCTTCGGCTGGGACGAGGCTTGGGGGATCGCGCGCCGCTCGTTCGCCTACACGAACCACACGATCCTCCCGGAGGCGCTCGAGCAGTGGCCGGTCGGGCTCCTCGAGTACACGCTGCCCCGGCACATGCAGATCGTCTACGAGATCAACCAGCGGTTCCTCGACGAGGTGCGGCAAAGGTTCCCGGGCGACGACGCCCGCGTCCAGCGGATGTCGCTCATCGGCGAGGGGCCGGAGCGGTCCGTGCGCATGGCGAACGTCGCGATCGTCGGGAGCTTCTCGGTGAACGGCGTCTCCGCGCTGCACAGCGACATCGTGCGCGACCGGCTGTTCCGCGACTTCTCGGAGATGTTCCCCGAGCGGTTCAACAACAAGACCAACGGGGTCACGCCGCGGCGCTGGATCGCCGCCTGCAACCCGGGCATGAGCGCGCTCGTCACCTCCCGCATCGGCGACGGCTGGGTTCGCGAGCTGCGGCAGATGGAGAAGCTCGCCCCGCTCGCCGAGGATCCGGGCTTCCGCGAGAAGTGGCGGGCCGCGAAGCGCGCGAACAAGGAGCGGCTCGCCGCGCACCTCGAGCGCGAGCTCGGCGTCTCGGTGAGCCCGGACTCGCTGTTCGACGTCCAGGTGAAGCGCATCCACGAGTACAAGCGGCAGCTCCTCAACATCCTGCACGCGCTCCGGCTCTACCTCGACTTCAAGCAGGGCCGGGGCCTCGTCCGCCCGCCGCGGACGATCCTGATAGGCGGAAAGGCGGCGCCCGGCTACGACATGGCGAAGCGGATCATCCACCTCGCCAACGCGGCCGGGAACCTCATCAACCGCGATCCCGACACGTCGGAGCGGCTGAAGCTGATCTTCGTCCCGAACTACACCGTCTCGCTCGCCGAGCTGATCATCCCGGCCGCGGACCTCTCGGAGCAGATCTCGACCGCCGGCACCGAGGCGTCGGGCACGGGCAACATGAAGTTCGCCATGAACGGCGCGCTCACGATCGGCACGCGCGACGGCGCCAACATCGAGATCGGCGAGGCGGTCGGCGAGGACAACATCTACTTCTTCGGCCTGTCGAAGCCCGAGGTCGACACGCTCTGGCGCTCCGGCTACAACCCGCGCGCGGTCGTCGACGCGTACCCCGACGTCCGCGAGGTGCTCGACCTCCTCGTCACGGGCGAGATCGCGCGCGGCGAGCCGAACGCCTTCTGGCCGATCGTCGAGTCGCTGCTCGACCACGGCGATCCGTACCTCGTGCTCGCGGACTTCGCGGCGTACAGGTTCTGCCAGGCGCGCGTGGACGCCGACTTCGGCAGGGCGGACAAGTGGACGCGCATGTCTATCCTGAACTCGGCGCGCACCTACCGCTTCTCGAGCGACGAGACGATCGCGGCCTACGCAAGGGAGATCTGGAAGTCGAAGGCTCCGTGACGGCGAGCGGTGATGATGCTAAGTTGGATTTGCCGCCGTCCGGGCGGGGAGGTGTTCATGGAGAGCATCCGTCTGACCGCCGAGCTCATTCCCGAAGAGGACGGGGGTTTCACCGTGTACTGCCCGGAACTCGACATCTACACGCAAGGGGAGACCGAGCAGGAGTGCCTCGCGAACCTCAAGGAAG encodes:
- a CDS encoding fibro-slime domain-containing protein gives rise to the protein MTMKWSGMALALAAATLAGCDGGGAPGGAGTDTDADGDSDSDSDSDSDIDTDSDSDSDSDSDGGTDTDDECESVVEVTYHDFADEHPDFGCHMSGAGITYGLVLDTLDADRKPQYNPDIPAVTGGSNPMITSAETFAQWFHGVDGDESTDYVVVPGEGSFTSEIHSEFVYEEGQVFTFSGDDDVWIFIDGTLAVDVGGLHTEESGSVDLDTLGLTPGETYNIDMFHAERCYPVSVFKLQTSIDCFTPVVVE
- a CDS encoding glycogen/starch/alpha-glucan phosphorylase; the encoded protein is ARSVRDRMLDRWNRTQQGYYRPDVKRVYYLSLEFLIGRLLRNALLNLGMLEEARGALADFGIDIEDVFNEEWDAGLGNGGLGRLAACFLDSMATLGLPAMGYGIRYEYGIFRQHIVGGKQLEAPDNWLRYRSPWDIPRPDYLFPVRFNGRVVSRTDESGRTAFNWVDTSTVMAMAHDFLVPGYKNDVVNTLRLWSAKASREFDFANFNRGDYIQAVQDKNASENISRVLYPNDKVLQGRELRLKQEYFFVSATLQDAIRRHVKLHGTLSNFHEKAVFQLNDTHPALAVPELMRLLLDEHGFGWDEAWGIARRSFAYTNHTILPEALEQWPVGLLEYTLPRHMQIVYEINQRFLDEVRQRFPGDDARVQRMSLIGEGPERSVRMANVAIVGSFSVNGVSALHSDIVRDRLFRDFSEMFPERFNNKTNGVTPRRWIAACNPGMSALVTSRIGDGWVRELRQMEKLAPLAEDPGFREKWRAAKRANKERLAAHLERELGVSVSPDSLFDVQVKRIHEYKRQLLNILHALRLYLDFKQGRGLVRPPRTILIGGKAAPGYDMAKRIIHLANAAGNLINRDPDTSERLKLIFVPNYTVSLAELIIPAADLSEQISTAGTEASGTGNMKFAMNGALTIGTRDGANIEIGEAVGEDNIYFFGLSKPEVDTLWRSGYNPRAVVDAYPDVREVLDLLVTGEIARGEPNAFWPIVESLLDHGDPYLVLADFAAYRFCQARVDADFGRADKWTRMSILNSARTYRFSSDETIAAYAREIWKSKAP
- a CDS encoding type II toxin-antitoxin system HicB family antitoxin, with product MESIRLTAELIPEEDGGFTVYCPELDIYTQGETEQECLANLKEAAELHIEEIGAARAVRKVIRREIEIRTSA